One window from the genome of Yamadazyma tenuis chromosome 7, complete sequence encodes:
- a CDS encoding uncharacterized protein (COG:S; EggNog:ENOG503P8U4) gives MSEPKFSTHLTKTYPDADNTEVTFHKIEAADTIILNVLTNGIADTTFELPLNSQHSINILSNLSNFEDDEEKMGIEPRVIVGDHNNLKIQVVASQIGKLLLSNMSEPKSVILSIGSRWFGKSTETNDEDFKKLMFVLTSVNELLAQSKAQ, from the coding sequence ATGAGTGAACCAAAGTTCAGTACACATTTAACCAAAACATACCCTGATGCTGACAACACAGAAGTTACATTTCACAAGATTGAAGCTGCCGATACAATCATACTAAACGTCTTGACAAATGGAATAGCCGATACCACATTCGAGTTACCATTGAATTCCCAGCATTCCATCAATATACTCTCCAACCTTTCCAATTTCGAggatgacgaagaaaaaATGGGCATAGAGCCAAGAGTTATCGTGGGAGATCACAACAATCTCAAGATCCAAGTGGTGGCATCACAAATAGgaaaacttcttcttctgaatATGTCAGAGCCGAAGAGTGTAATATTGTCGATTGGTTCCAGATGGTTTGGGAAAAGCACCGAAACgaatgatgaagacttcaaaaagcTCATGTTTGTACTTACAAGCGTCAACGAATTATTGGCCCAAAGCAAAGCACAATGA
- the RIB3 gene encoding 3,4-dihydroxy 2-butanone 4-phosphate synthase (EggNog:ENOG503NVCF; COG:H), with the protein MSTVFTPIPEALEAFKNGEFLIVMDDEDRENEGDLIMAAELITQEKMAFLVRHSSGYVCVPLSKERADTLELAPMLANKTDKHGTNYTITCDYAVGTTTGISAHDRALTANKLADGTSKASEFIKPGHILPLRAAAGLLKERRGHTEAAVQLCELTQLEPAGVICELVREEDGLMSRLDDCVEFSKAHNIKLINIKQLVEYIS; encoded by the coding sequence ATGTCCACTGTATTCACCCCTATACCTGAAGCCCTCGAGGCGTTCAAAAATGGAGAGTTTTTGATTGTCATGGATGATGAGGACAGAGAAAACGAAGGTGACTTGATAATGGCTGCTGAGCTTATTACTCAAGAAAAAATGGCATTTCTCGTTCGTCATTCCTCAGGATACGTTTGTGTTCCGTTGTCGAAAGAAAGAGCCGACACTTTGGAATTAGCCCCCatgttggccaacaagaCCGATAAGCATGGTACTAACTACACTATTACATGTGACTATGCGGTTGGCACCACTACCGGAATTTCCGCACATGATAGAGCGTTGACTGCGAATAAGTTGGCCGATGGCACTTCCAAAGCTTCTGAGTTTATAAAACCTGGTCATATTCTTCCATTAAGGGCAGCTGCTGGATTGTTAAAAGAGAGAAGAGGCCATACTGAAGCGGCTGTCCAGTTGTGTGAATTGACCCAATTGGAACCAGCTGGTGTGATCTGCGAATTGGTTAGAGAAGAAGACGGGTTGATGCTGAGGTTAGATGACTGTGTTGAATTCTCTAAGGCTcacaacatcaagttgatcaatattAAACAATTAGTAGAGTACATTTCTTAA
- the REX4 gene encoding 3'-5' exonuclease (BUSCO:EOG092646PE; EggNog:ENOG503NYIT; COG:L): MSGLSSNWARLQSNITPKSTRKTKKTVIKRKAPYTPKETEKVASIITSSNSPASEIQLSTIASALWTNEHEISEKDIENVSSTKAPIQTSSKKQLPGKYLAIDCEFVGVGPEGEESALARVSIVNFYGYTVYDKFVKPREKVTDWRTWVSGVTPKHMKDAATFKQAQEETSKLLDGKILVGHAVHHDLDALFLSHPKYMIRDTTSFKPFRAIANGKTPSLKKLTKHFLKIDIQDGSHSSVEDARATMLLFRLHRKDFEKTLKLKR, from the coding sequence ATGTCTGGATTATCACTGAACTGGGCTCGACTCCAGTCCAATATCACACCCAAGTCCACCAGGAAGACTAAGAAGACTGTGATCAAAAGAAAAGCCCCTTATACCCCCAAAGAAACGGAAAAAGTGGCATCGATTATTACCTCATCGAATTCCCCAGCATCGGAAATTCaactttcaacaattgCATCTGCTTTATGGACAAATGAACATGAAATCCTGGAAAAAGATATCGAAAATGTAAGCTCAACCAAAGCCCCAATCCAAACCTCATCCAAAAAACAACTACCAGGTAAATACTTAGCCATTGATTGCGAGTTTGTTGGAGTAGGTCctgaaggtgaagaaagtgCATTAGCAAGGGTATCCATTGTTAATTTCTATGGCTATACCGTTTACGATAAGTTTGTTAAACCTAGAGAGAAGGTAACAGACTGGAGAACATGGGTTAGTGGGGTAACTCCAAAGCATATGAAAGATGCTGCCACCTTCAAACaagctcaagaagaaacatCGAAATTGCTTGATGGTAAGATCCTAGTGGGACATGCCGTCCACCATGATCTCGATGCATTGTTCTTGTCACACCCCAAGTACATGATACGAGATACGACGAGTTTCAAGCCATTCAGAGCAATTGCAAATGGAAAAACTCCCAGTCTTAAAAAGCTCACTAAGCATTTTCTTAAAATTGACATTCAAGATGGCCTGCATTCTTCAGTTGAAGATGCTAGGGCCACCATGTTGTTGTTTCGGTTGCACCgaaaagactttgaaaagacCTTAAAGTTGAAAAGGTAA
- the WRS1 gene encoding tryptophan--tRNA ligase (BUSCO:EOG092624KK; COG:J; EggNog:ENOG503NTXH) → MTDKVTEAVKKIDLKSSEQIITPWEVEGAVVDGENQGIDYKKLTEQFGTKLITSDTLNRFKEVTGHDPHPFLKRGVFFSERDLGRILNLYEQGKPFFLYTGRGPSSDSLHLGHLVPFMFTKWLQEVFDVPLVIELTDDEKFLFKPKLTIQDVKKYCQVNAKDIIACGFDLEKTFIFSDLDYMGGAFYENVVRTSRQITFSTARSVFGFQESDSIGRIHFASIQIATSFPSSFPDVLGLPPKTPCLIPCAIDQDPYFRVCRDVADKLKYSKPALIHAKFFPALQGASTKMSASDTTTSIFVDDTPAQIKNKIKKYAFSGGQASKEDHIKYGGNPEIDVSYQYMSFFSDDDEKLESLAEAYRKGELLSSEMKEECIKVVTKVVQEYQERRAKTTDEVCKAFMTPHKLSIYTKERLVPVKEKK, encoded by the coding sequence ATGACCGATAAAGTTACAGAAGCAGTCAAAAAAATCGATTTGAAGTCTTCAGAACAGATCATTACTCCATGGGAAGTAGAAGGTGCTGtagttgatggtgaaaacCAAGGTATCGATTACAAGAAGTTGACCGAACAATTTGGTACTAAGCTTATCACCTCTGACACCTTAAACAGATTTAAAGAAGTTACTGGTCATGATCCTCATCCTTTCTTAAAGAGGGGAGTATTTTTCTCCGAAAGAGACTTGGGCAGAATCTTGAATTTGTATGAACAGGGCAAGCCTTTCTTTTTGTACACCGGTAGGGGCCCATCCTCAGATTCGCTTCATTTGGGACATTTGGTTCCTTTCATGTTTACTAAATGGTTACAGGAAGTATTCGATGTTCCTTTGGTGATTGAGTTGACTGATGACgaaaagttcttgttcaagccAAAGTTGACAATCCAAGACGTCAAGAAGTATTGTCAAGTTAATGCTAAAGATATTATCGCTTGTGGAtttgacttggagaagacCTTCATTTTCTCAGACTTGGACTACATGGGAGGAGCCTTCTATGAAAACGTCGTTAGAACCTCGAGGCAAATCACTTTTTCTACTGCCAGATCGGTGTTCGGATTCCAAGAAAGTGATAGCATTGGGAGAATACACTTTGCCAGTATTCAAATCGCTACGTCTTTCCCATCTTCTTTCCCTGATGTCTTGGGACTTCCTCCAAAGACACCTTGTTTGATTCCTTGTgcaattgaccaagatcCCTACTTCAGAGTTTGTAGAGACGTTGCCGATAAATTGAAATACTCCAAGCCAGCTTTGATTCATGCTAAGTTTTTCCCAGCTTTACAGGGAGCTTCTACCAAGATGTCTGCTTCGGACACCACCACTTCCatctttgttgatgatactCCTGCCCAAATCAAGAATAAGATCAAGAAGTATGCGTTCTCGGGAGGGCAGGCAAGCAAAGAAGACCACATTAAATATGGTGGTAATCCAGAAATCGATGTCTCTTACCAATACATGTCATTTTtcagtgatgatgatgaaaagttAGAACTGTTGGCCGAAGCTTATAGAAAGGGAGAGCTTTTGTCTAGTGAAATGAAGGAAGAATGCATTAAAGTGGTTACtaaagttgttcaagaatacCAGGAAAGAAGAGCAAAGACCACCGACGAGGTGTGCAAAGCTTTCATGACTCCACACAAGTTGAGCATCTACACTAAAGAAAGACTTGTGCCAGTTAAGGAGAAGAAATag
- the DIS3 gene encoding exosome catalytic subunit dis3 (BUSCO:EOG09260AQB; EggNog:ENOG503NUBN; COG:J), whose protein sequence is MPSDKKRLSSGLTVTSKVFVMSRNGSATKVVREHYLRDDIVCYSTACNKCAELIKENPDGQIPNIQLSDVPAKLQNERHYIVVDTNIVLSAIDLLENTECFYDVIIPQTVLDEVKNKSFPIYQRLRSLVKAEEKRFVVFHNEFHEGTYVTRKHGESMNDRNDRAIRKVVSWYDNHINHDNSIEKINLVFVCNDKDCRKKAEAEGIYTKSLVDYVEMLPKADYLRELVSNDNQTFTEFQNEAKYQEYYSEARIMAGVKNKSLFKGILNISRYNFLQGTVQVPDFKKPLLVVGTKNLNRAFNSDLVVVELLPQDKWRSPSSTIVEEGSIDDYDNPDDDDDGATASNGIIPDKERILLAQEATKAITLASSGNTDVEHKLQPTAKVVGVIRRSWRYYVGQIAPTSVSADDNGNASRACFVVLMDTVLPKIRIRTRRAKELLGKRIVISVDSWEATSKYPSGHFVRSLGDIESTEAETEALLLEHDVEYRPFATNVLNCLPKEGDKWKVPENLDNGDEQLKKRKDLRGELVCSIDPPNCVDIDDALHAKPLPNGNFQVGVHIADVTHFVKANTALDDEGASRGTSVYLVDRRIDMLPLLLGTNLCSLNPYIDRYAFSVIWEVDKDANIVSVEFTKSIIRSREAFSYEAAQKRIDDKSQNDELTKSMRILLNLSKKLKQKRLNNGALNLASPEVKVHMDSETSDPGEVEIKQLLETNSLVEEFMLFANISVARKIYDSYPQTAMLRRHAPPPASNFEQLNDMLSVRKNGMHISLENSKALADSLDNCIDPKDEYFNTLVRIMSTRCMMAAEYFPSGFFGYSDFKHYGLAVDIYTHFTSPIRRYCDIVVHRQLAGAIGYEDLAQSHRDKNKMEFIVKNINKRHRNAQFAGRASIEYYVGQVMKSNESIQEGYVIKCFNNGIVVLVPKFGIEGLIRLEDLGDTDSAIYDEDKFELHFNDLHKNKRTIGVFDKVKVEIKSIKDEISGKRKAQLILQ, encoded by the coding sequence ATGCCGTCTGATAAAAAGAGACTATCCAGTGGCCTCACAGTCACTTCCAAGGTCTTTGTGATGTCCAGGAATGGAAGTGCTACCAAAGTTGTCAGAGAGCACTATCTTCGTGATGATATCGTATGCTATTCCACTGCTTGTAACAAATGTGCAGAATTAATCAAAGAAAACCCCGATGGCCAAATTCCAAACATCCAGTTGTCCGACGTTCCTGCCAAATTACAGAACGAAAGACACTATATAGTTGTTGATACGAACATTGTTTTGCTGGCTattgacttgttggaaaaTACAGAATGTTTTTACGACGTGATAATCCCTCAAActgttcttgatgaagtgaAGAATAAATCGTTTCCTATTTACCAGAGATTGAGAAGCTTGGTGAAAGCAGAGGAAAAACGGTTCGTGGTATTCCATAACGAGTTTCATGAGGGAACCTATGTTACCAGAAAACATGGTGAATCAATGAACGATAGAAATGACAGAGCCATCAGAAAAGTTGTAAGCTGGTACGACAATCATATAAATCACGACAATTCCATCgagaagatcaacttggtatTTGTGTGCAATGATAAGGACTGCAGAAAGAAGGCTGAAGCTGAGGGTATCTATACAAAATCACTTGTTGACTACGTTGAGATGTTACCTAAGGCAGACTATCTCAGAGAATTGGTTTCCAATGACAACCAAACGTTCACCGAATTCCAAAATGAAGCCAAGTACCAAGAATACTATTCCGAGGCTAGGATTATGGCCGGTGTGAAAAACAAGTCTCTTTTCAAGGGTATTTTAAACATCTCCAGATACAACTTCTTGCAGGGTACGGTTCAAGTGCCggacttcaagaaaccacttttggtggtgggaacCAAGAACCTCAATAGAGCTTTCAACAGCGATcttgtggtggtggagctATTACCTCAAGATAAATGGAGATCACCTTCCTCTACTATTGTAGAGGAGGGTTCTATTGATGATTACGACAATcctgatgatgacgatgatggTGCCACCGCTTCAAACGGTATTATTCCTGATAAAGAACGGATTCTTTTAGCCCAAGAAGCTACTAAGGCTATCACTTTAGCCTCTTCGGGGAATACGGATGTTGAACATAAACTCCAACCCACCGCAAAGGTTGTGGGCGTTATCAGAAGATCATGGAGATATTACGTTGGACAAATTGCACCCACTTCTGTTTCTGCTGATGACAATGGGAATGCTTCTAGAGCTTGTTTTGTTGTTTTGATGGACACAGTGTTGCCAAAAATCAGAATCAGAACCAGGAGAGCCAAGGAGTTGTTGGGCAAGAGAATAGTCATATCGGTTGACTCCTGGGAGGCTACTTCAAAATACCCTCTGGGCCATTTCGTCCGGtctcttggtgatatcgAAAGCACTGAAGCTGAAACTGAAGCTCTCTTACTTGAGCATGATGTTGAATATAGACCGTTTGCAACCAATGTTTTGAACTGTTTGCCTAAAGAAGGAGACAAGTGGAAAGTTCCTGAAAATTTGGATAATGGCGACGagcaattgaagaagagaaaggaTTTGAGAGGCGAATTGGTGTGTTCTATTGATCCACCAAACTGTGTGGACATTGACGATGCATTGCATGCCAAGCCATTACCAAACGGAAACTTTCAAGTGGGGGTTCATATTGCCGATGTTACTCATTTCGTGAAGGCAAACACTGCATTGGACGATGAGGGTGCTTCTAGAGGTACTTCTGTCTACTTGGTGGATAGAAGAATCGATATGTTGCCTTTGTTGTTAGGAACAAATCTTTGCTCTTTAAACCCATACATTGATAGATACGCATTTTCCGTGATCTGGGAGGTTGATAAGGATGCCAATATCGTGAGCGTGGAATTCACCAAGTCCATAATCAGATCCAGAGAAGCATTCTCATACGAGGCTGCGCAAAAGAGGATTGATGATAAGCTGCAAAATGATGAGCTCACCAAATCAATGAGAATATTATTGAATTTGTCGAAGAAATTAAAACAAAAACGGTTAAATAATGGTGCCTTAAACTTAGCTTCTCCAGAAGTAAAAGTTCATATGGATAGTGAGACTTCGGATCCTGGTGAGGTTGAAATCAAGCAATTACTTGAAACTAATTCTTTAGTTGAAGAGTTCATGTTGTTTGCCAATATCTCTGTGGCTCGTAAAATCTACGACTCATATCCTCAAACTGCTATGCTTAGAAGGCATGCTCCACCTCCCGCTTCTaattttgaacaattgaacGATATGTTGAGTGTTCGCAAGAATGGTATGCACATTTCTTTGGAGAATTCAAAGGCTTTGGCTGATTCTTTGGACAATTGCATTGATCCCAAAGATGAATatttcaacaccttggtAAGAATTATGTCCACTAGGTGTATGATGGCAGCTGAGTACTTTCCTTCCGGATTTTTTGGATATTCTGACTTCAAGCATTACGGTTTGGCAGTGGATATTTATACCCACTTCACATCTCCTATTAGAAGATACTGTGATATTGTTGTCCATAGACAGCTTGCTGGGGCTATCGGCTACGAGGATTTGGCCCAAAGCCACAGagacaagaacaagatgGAATTTATTgtcaagaatatcaacaaACGTCATAGAAATGCCCAATTTGCCGGAAGAGCCAGTATAGAGTATTATGTGGGGCAAGTCATGAAGCTGAATGAATCGATCCAGGAAGGATATGTTATCAAATGTTTCAACAATGGTATTGTTGTATTGGTACCCAAGTTTGGTATTGAAGGTTTAATCAGATTggaagatcttggagacACAGACTCGGCCATTTATGACGAAGACAAGTTTGAACTTCACTTCAATGATCtccacaagaacaagagaaCTATCGGTGTTTTCGATAAGGTCAAGGTCGAAATCAAGTCTATCAAAGATGAAATATCTGGAAAGAGGAAGGCCCAATTGATACTTCAATAA
- the PKH1 gene encoding 60S ribosomal protein eL27 (EggNog:ENOG503NWKX; COG:T): MSNPNRLSYHPDPSSGSLKDINDDLDKIFNTYTSNYSNNSNDTLDSETAPPPISSTSKHHRLIPPTVLDRFSATNDYSVHISSRLSSLKQGSADVIHSAPQSPNSGSSFDFYSQDHRAMSNGSLDILNTPIIEQELKDIISPEKYGEVAKSNEALKSLNLEDDEIPSSIAVSGTKSEDWHERGAATRTVGDESNGFTVIRRNVTDFEFGKPLGEGSYSTVVLATDKITSTKYAVKILDKRHIIKEKKVKYVNIEKHALNRLSNRMGVVSLYFTFQDKDSLYFVLDYASNGELLSLIKKYNTLNEDCVRYFGAQILDAIKYMHDNGVIHRDIKPENILLDDKLRIQITDFGTARLLEKVSEESEEYPVDVRAKSFVGTAEYVSPELLDNKYCGKPGDIWAFGCILYQMIAGKPPFKAANEYLTFQKITKLQYAFSAGFPLVMRDLIKQVLVLQPSRRADIPTIQKHYFFQGINFDDFNQIWYSEVPELGPFKMSAKSMMKIPELSKSASSQSVATKRVPRKKDKRTVSEPSHNGNNNAKVSTASSAGAPLNPAAAAAFVLNKKEDSSDTEDSADTATDDIPNNTQTSSRTSSRAPSSAPSSAPLPDYIPGTNILRPTINSIHSYSRSSSRTKPQRKPKFKSKILEVSPITPLEVAWGKYLKSSDERILKIGPVIAHKTTTEQFERKYRGLIHESPLGFKNRGKGNSSFLSQVVSGNSTGLRDNQTLPVEEIEDDQDESKAIRDYFMIEEIPSSASSENAPTNTKISSKLFKRLGISNSKDKNSASEPVSQHPLEKGRTCTMLVTSFGRVLIFFRNDPEVNYRLISEVRLSYPFIQFKEVVTNSGRLSKILPTTGMFAIQSNVSTLTFEVEKYDVNHWTEALAKAQTNQFERMKLEKEKLVEPNLRSKPKSNSGSPRLMDAPQFTNLRVQQSPKQQKEETTRKVSDPKPSSSHGSHSRESLLSNRIQHRSSVKRKPPPPVKAIAGGLDMSTGLGSSNESGMLHAAQLAVSNSSNNPVTYNRRSSFTKDDRNAYTSAASSSKARASPSPHPHAITSMNSKFLARSQRKNLILIKMAKLSKVIQAGRVAIVVRGRFAGKKVVIVKHHDEGTKAHAFPHAIVAGIERYPLKVTKNLGAKKTAKRSKVKPFIKAINYNHLMPTRYSFDIESFKSAVTTEALEEPSQREEAKKVVKKALEERYQAGENKWFFAKLQF; encoded by the exons AtgtcaaatccaaatcgCCTATCTTATCATCCTGACCCCAGTTCGGGAAGTTTAAAGgatatcaatgatgatttggacaaaatcttcaacacctACACATCCAACTACAGCAACAATAGCAATGATACTTTGGATTCGGAAACAGcacctccaccaatttcatcaaccTCAAAACACCATCGGCTTATCCCACCAACAGTTTTGGATAGATTTTCGGCCACAAATGACTATCTGGTACACATTTCTTCGAGGTTATCGTCTTTGAAGCAAGGATCTGCTGATGTCATTCATAGTGCACCtcaatcaccaaactcagggtcttcttttgatttctACTCCCAAGACCATCGAGCCATGTCCAATGGTTCTCTCGACATTTTGAACACTCCAATAATTGAACAAGAGCTAAAAGATATCATTTCTCCCGAGAAATACGGAGAAGTAGCCAAATCAAACGAGGCtctcaaatcattgaaCCTCGAAGACGATGAAATTCCCTCATCAATTGCGGTATCGGGTACCAAATCAGAAGATTGGCATGAAAGGGGAGCCGCCACTAGGACGGTGGGAGATGAGTCGAACGGATTTACTGTCATTCGAAGGAACGTGACGGACTTTGAGTTTGGCAAGCCCTTAGGTGAGGGTTCTTATTCTACTGTTGTTTTGGCAACCGACAAAATAACGTCCACCAAATATGCCGTCAAGATTTTAGACAAACGACACATcatcaaagagaagaaggtaAAGTATGTGAACATTGAAAAACATGCATTGAACAGACTCAGCAATAGAATGGGGGTCGTTTCACTCTACTTCACTTTTCAAGATAAAGACTCACTCTACTTTGTTTTGGACTATGCTTCAAATGGCGAGCTTTTatcattgatcaagaaatACAACACCTTGAATGAAGACTGTGTTAGGTATTTTGGTGCCCAGATATTGGATGCTATAAAATACATGCATGATAATGGAGTAATCCATAGAGACATAAAACCTGAGAACATTCTTTTAGATGATAAATTAAGAATTCAGATCACTGACTTCGGTACTGCCAGATTATTGGAGAAAGTCAGTGAAGAAAGCGAGGAGTACCCGGTTGATGTTAGAGCCAAGTCGTTCGTTGGAACTGCTGAGTACGTTTCCCCTGAACTATTGGATAACAAGTACTGCGGTAAGCCAGGTGATATTTGGGCATTTGGGTGTATATTATATCAGATGATAGCTGGCAAGCCTCCTTTCAAAGCTGCAAATGAGTATCTTACATTCCAAAAGATCACTAAGCTACAATACGCTTTTAGTGCTGGTTTCCCCTTGGTTATGAGGGACTTGATTAAACAAGTTTtggttttgcaaccatcaagaagagcAGACATTCCAACAATTCAAAAGCACTACTTTTTTCAAGGCATCAACTTTGATGACTTCAATCAAATCTGGTATTCTGAAGTTCCAGAGCTCGGTCCCTTCAAGATGTCTGCCAAGTCGATGATGAAAATCCCTGAATTGTCTAAGTCTGCTTCTTCTCAGTCTGTAGCAACCAAAAGGGTTCCTCGCAAAAAAGACAAGAGAACAGTTTCTGAACCATCACACAATGGCAACAACAATGCAAAAGTTAGTACAGCATCATCCGCAGGTGCTCCTCTCAACCCTGCAGCTGCAGCTGCATTTGTgctcaacaagaaagaggATTCGCTGGACACCGAAGATAGCGCAGATACTGCTACTGATGATATACCCAACAATACTCAAACATCCTCAAGAACCTCTTCAAGAGCACCTTCATCGGCACCTTCATCGGCACCTCTTCCTGATTACATTCCAGGAACCAATATCTTACGTCCTACAATCAACTCGATTCATAGTTACTCGAGATCATCCTCCAGAACAAAGCCACAAAGAAAACCCAAATTCAAGTCAAAGATTTTAGAAGTTTCTCCAATCACGCCTCTCGAAGTTGCATGGGGAAAGTACCTCAAGAGCTCAGACGAACGGATTCTAAAGATAGGTCCTGTGATTGCACACAAGACTACTACTGAGCagtttgaaagaaagtATAGAGGTCTTATTCATGAGTCACCTTTAGGATTCAAAAACAGAGGAAAGGGGAATTCCAGTTTCTTAAGCCAAGTAGTGTCTGGAAATAGTACAGGCTTGAGGGACAATCAGACCTTACCagtggaagaaattgaagacgaCCAAGATGAATCAAAGGCTATCCGAGACTATTTCATGATAGAAGAGATACCGAGTAGTGCTTCAAGCGAGAATGCACCAACAAATACAAAGATTCTGAgcaaacttttcaagagaCTTGGTATCTCCAATTCAAAGGACAAGAATTCTGCTTCAGAGCCTGTCAGTCAGCATCCGTTAGAAAAAGGAAGAACTTGTACCATGTTGGTAACCAGTTTCGGAAGAGtgttgatattcttcagAAATGATCCGGAAGTGAATTATCGGTTGATATCTGAAGTTCGTCTCAGTTACCCATTCATTCAATTCAAGGAAGTGGTGACAAATTCAGGAAGATTACTGAAAATACTTCCTACAACTGGAATGTTTGCAATCCAGTCGAATGTTTCGACTCTAACTTTTGAGGTAGAGAAGTACGACGTTAACCATTGGACTGAAGCTTTGGCCAAAGCACAGACCAACCAGTTTGAACGTATGAAGTtagaaaaagaaaaactTGTCGAACCTAACTTAAGATCTAAACCGAAAAGCAACTCGGGGTCTCCCAGACTAATGGACGCTCCACAATTCACAAATCTTCGGGTTCAACAGAGTCCCAAGCAGCAAAAGGAGGAAACAACTAGAAAAGTGTCGGACCCAAAACCTTCCAGTTCCCATGGTTCACACTCCAGGGAAAGTCTTTTATCGAACAGAATCCAACATAGATCGTCAGTAAAGAGAAAACCTCCTCCTCCAGTCAAAGCTATAGCGGGAGGACTTGACATGTCCACTGGATTGGGCAGCAGCAATGAAAGCGGAATGTTACATGCGGCACAATTGGCTGTTTCCAATAGCAGTAATAATCCCGTTACATACAACAGAAGATCGAGTTTCACTAAGGATGACAGAAACGCATACACCAGTGCtgcatcttcttcaaaggcACGGGCTTCACCAAGTCCCCATCCTCATGCAATAACTTCAatgaactccaagttcCTTGCAAGAAGTCAACGTAAAAA TTTAATATTAATCAAAATGGCCAAATTAAGTAAAGTCATCCAAGCAGGTAGAGTCG CTATTGTCGTCCGTGGTCGTTTCGCCGGTAAGAAGGTTGTCATTGTCAAGCACCATGATGAAGGTACCAAGGCCCACGCCTTTCCACATGCCATTGTTGCTGGTATTGAAAGATACCCATTGAAggtcaccaagaacttgggtGCTAAAAAGACTGCCAAGAGATCAAAGGTGAAGCCATTCATCAAGGCAATCAACTACAACCACTTGATGCCAACTAGATACTCTTTTGACattgaatctttcaaatccGCTGTTACCACTGaagctttggaagaaccatctcaaagagaagaagctAAGAAGGTTGTGAAGAAGGCTTTGGAAGAAAGATACCAAGCTGGTGAAAACAAATGGTTTTTTGCCAAACTTCAATTTTAA